Proteins encoded by one window of Mariniplasma anaerobium:
- a CDS encoding DUF3137 domain-containing protein, whose translation MDLKSINKLKKTYEAWAAIGLVLVVISFIGFMANPVMAIGFLAGGLISAYSGAKFKKLSTEFKSVHVKKIIEQEIAGVFYDPKKGFERESVYDSKILKKEDRYYSEDYISGQIKGKNFESADVKLQDVRRSGKHTTVVTVFQGRFFIIDFEKKFESNVYIMPNRSFGFNWFNSMVRVDLESMAFNKTFDVYSESQHSAFYLLKPAFIEKLIEFNNTARRVMFAFQDHKAYVALDTRVDTFDLKMFREIDQTFFEDIKKEIKLLEELIELIP comes from the coding sequence ATGGATCTAAAAAGCATAAATAAGTTAAAAAAGACATATGAAGCATGGGCAGCCATTGGGCTAGTATTAGTTGTTATTTCATTTATTGGATTTATGGCAAATCCAGTGATGGCTATTGGATTTTTAGCCGGCGGATTAATTTCGGCTTATTCAGGAGCTAAATTTAAAAAATTATCTACTGAGTTTAAATCAGTTCATGTTAAGAAGATTATTGAACAAGAAATAGCTGGAGTATTTTATGATCCAAAAAAAGGATTTGAGCGAGAATCTGTTTATGATTCAAAGATTTTAAAAAAAGAAGATAGATATTATAGTGAAGATTATATATCAGGACAAATAAAAGGCAAAAATTTTGAAAGTGCTGATGTAAAACTTCAAGATGTTAGACGTAGTGGAAAGCATACAACGGTTGTTACTGTTTTTCAAGGAAGATTTTTTATCATTGATTTTGAAAAGAAATTTGAAAGTAATGTATATATTATGCCAAATAGAAGTTTTGGATTTAATTGGTTTAACTCTATGGTAAGAGTAGATTTAGAATCAATGGCATTTAATAAAACATTTGATGTTTATTCAGAATCTCAACACTCAGCATTTTATTTATTAAAACCAGCTTTTATAGAAAAGCTTATTGAATTTAATAATACAGCAAGAAGAGTTATGTTTGCTTTTCAAGATCATAAAGCTTATGTTGCCCTAGACACAAGAGTTGATACATTTGACTTAAAGATGTTTAGAGAAATTGATCAAACATTTTTTGAAGATATAAAAAAAGAAATTAAGCTTCTTGAAGAATTAATCGAGCTTATTCCATAA